A stretch of the Poseidonibacter parvus genome encodes the following:
- a CDS encoding HlyD family type I secretion periplasmic adaptor subunit, producing the protein MKNNRLFEEKDWNYYTTVIPIMLFFICFLSWAYFSQVDEVVRGSGKVVPSGQTKILQNLEGGIVSSILLKEGDSVKKGDIIYTLSNEFFKADSVSKELDLLTFQAVLIRLESLIDNKKKIKFSDELKSKIPDIIRNETNIFYEELENNKRKIDIARDQARQKEYKLRETKIKYNNLTIELNLAIENMKILDELLRKKVTSKKEYISELSKKQNIVTKIEETRNNIPILQQEIEEANRKINSVKSEVRSKLLGKYSEVKNEINKLIEKNKANDDRELRKSVISPVNGIINKLYFYTEGGIVKPGDKMAEITPIEDTLTIEAKIKSSDRAFIWEGQDVSVEITAYDFSKYGLLNGKLILISSDSFEDRTGNIYYIAKIRADVNQFAPDLPILPGMVANVNILTGKKTVLEYILKPLKNIRKNALSEQ; encoded by the coding sequence ATGAAAAATAATAGATTATTTGAAGAAAAAGATTGGAATTATTATACTACTGTAATTCCAATAATGTTGTTTTTTATATGTTTCCTTTCATGGGCATATTTTAGTCAAGTTGACGAAGTTGTAAGAGGTTCTGGAAAAGTAGTACCTTCAGGTCAAACTAAAATTTTACAAAACCTTGAAGGCGGAATAGTTTCAAGTATTTTATTAAAAGAGGGTGATAGTGTAAAAAAAGGTGATATTATTTATACACTTTCAAACGAGTTTTTTAAAGCAGATTCTGTATCAAAAGAGCTAGACTTATTAACATTCCAAGCTGTATTAATTAGATTAGAATCTTTAATTGATAATAAGAAAAAAATCAAATTTTCAGATGAACTAAAATCAAAAATTCCTGATATTATAAGAAATGAAACAAATATTTTTTATGAAGAATTAGAAAATAACAAAAGAAAAATTGATATTGCAAGAGATCAAGCAAGACAAAAAGAGTATAAATTAAGAGAAACAAAAATCAAATATAATAACCTAACAATAGAATTAAATTTAGCTATTGAAAACATGAAAATTTTAGATGAATTATTAAGAAAAAAAGTTACATCTAAAAAAGAATATATTTCAGAATTATCAAAAAAACAAAATATTGTTACAAAAATAGAAGAAACTAGAAATAATATTCCAATTTTACAACAAGAAATTGAAGAAGCAAATAGAAAAATAAATAGTGTTAAGTCTGAAGTTAGAAGTAAACTATTAGGAAAGTATTCTGAAGTTAAAAATGAGATTAATAAATTAATTGAAAAGAACAAAGCAAATGATGATAGAGAACTTAGAAAATCAGTTATTTCACCTGTAAATGGAATAATAAATAAACTATATTTCTATACAGAAGGTGGTATTGTAAAGCCTGGAGATAAGATGGCAGAAATAACTCCTATTGAAGATACATTGACAATTGAAGCAAAAATAAAGAGTTCAGATAGAGCCTTTATATGGGAAGGTCAAGATGTATCAGTTGAAATAACAGCTTATGATTTTTCTAAATATGGATTACTAAATGGTAAATTGATTTTAATATCTTCTGATAGTTTTGAGGATAGAACAGGAAATATTTATTATATTGCAAAAATTAGAGCTGATGTAAATCAATTTGCACCTGATCTTCCAATTCTACCTGGAATGGTTGCAAATGTAAATATTTTAACTGGTAAAAAAACAGTACTAGAATATATTTTAAAACCACTAAAAAATATTAGAAAAAATGCATTAAGTGAACAATAA
- a CDS encoding type I secretion system permease/ATPase: protein MENQENVEIENSGLSREEFPLLFSLKYLLDFYFGDISIETIVNFSAKSDKGFTEELAIDVAKEVGLTAVSRNMKAIDIPNHFLPCIIFDSKNKPFILQKKGKECFLFDPVSKEEIKKDLSYLKKFKKAILVFRDPQKEKVLDEVKGKEWFWNPVKKFWRSYIEIGFLTFFINIFALAVPLFTMSVYDRVVPNNATETLFVLAIGVVIILLFDVYFKSVRNHIIEKVGKELGVYLEEELLKRVLSLQAQYDNMLVGTKANLFRELAQIKDFFATKSVVQVIDLPFFFLAITVIFIISPMVALVPFITAILILLFNIFMQIPISNLSKKNIENVQAKHAYLVETIQGSEIIKLSNARSTKLFNWRNIIAVTDSIALKIQSLNVFSLNLSQTVIQFVTMLVIVVGVFEIANKNLTVGGLIAVTILSSRAMIPIIQTSMMAIKFKEIKESLNNINDFWHLPLENDKNIEIGLGKIKGNIEFSNVDFYYKNSKYPSLENCNIKIQEGEKVGIIGQTGAGKSTFLRILTGLDSPTKGSVYIDGHEISTVHPIEIRQNIGVMPQEPFLFSGTLKENIELSTPVSKERLMQLIKITGLEDLVKKSGQGDGLQVGERGCNLSVGQRHLVALARALLKDPSILLLDEPTTGLDVGLEKSLISHMKQILQKKTLIVITHRFAALELVDRVIVLNQGKVVADGPRDTVLKALQEKK, encoded by the coding sequence TTGGAAAATCAAGAAAATGTAGAAATCGAAAATAGTGGTCTAAGTAGAGAAGAGTTTCCTTTACTCTTCTCTTTAAAATATTTATTAGACTTTTATTTTGGAGATATTTCTATTGAAACAATTGTTAATTTTAGTGCAAAGTCTGATAAAGGTTTTACAGAAGAATTAGCAATTGATGTAGCAAAAGAAGTTGGCTTAACGGCTGTTTCTAGAAATATGAAAGCTATTGATATTCCAAATCATTTTTTACCTTGTATTATTTTTGATAGTAAAAACAAACCTTTTATTTTACAAAAGAAAGGAAAAGAGTGCTTTCTTTTTGATCCTGTAAGTAAAGAAGAAATAAAAAAAGACCTAAGTTATTTAAAAAAATTTAAAAAAGCAATATTAGTATTTAGAGATCCTCAAAAAGAAAAAGTTCTTGATGAAGTAAAGGGAAAAGAATGGTTCTGGAATCCTGTTAAGAAATTCTGGCGTTCATATATAGAAATAGGTTTTCTAACATTTTTTATAAATATTTTTGCACTAGCTGTACCATTATTTACCATGAGTGTTTATGATAGAGTAGTACCTAATAATGCAACTGAAACACTATTTGTTTTAGCTATTGGTGTAGTTATTATTTTACTTTTTGATGTATATTTTAAAAGTGTTAGAAATCATATTATTGAAAAAGTTGGAAAAGAATTAGGTGTTTATTTAGAAGAAGAATTATTAAAAAGAGTATTAAGTTTACAAGCTCAATACGATAATATGCTAGTAGGTACAAAAGCAAATTTATTTAGAGAATTAGCCCAAATAAAAGACTTCTTTGCAACAAAATCAGTTGTCCAAGTAATTGATTTACCTTTCTTCTTTTTAGCAATTACTGTAATTTTTATCATTTCTCCAATGGTTGCTTTAGTTCCTTTTATAACTGCAATATTAATTCTATTATTTAATATATTTATGCAAATACCAATTTCTAATTTAAGTAAAAAGAATATTGAAAATGTACAAGCAAAACATGCATACTTAGTTGAAACTATTCAAGGAAGTGAAATTATTAAACTTTCAAATGCACGTTCAACTAAACTTTTTAATTGGAGAAATATTATTGCAGTTACAGATTCAATAGCATTAAAAATTCAATCTTTAAATGTTTTTTCATTAAACCTATCACAAACTGTAATTCAGTTTGTAACAATGTTAGTTATAGTTGTAGGAGTATTTGAAATAGCAAATAAAAACCTTACAGTTGGGGGATTAATTGCTGTTACTATTCTTTCAAGTAGAGCAATGATACCAATAATTCAAACTTCAATGATGGCAATAAAATTTAAAGAAATAAAAGAATCTTTAAATAATATCAATGATTTTTGGCACCTACCTTTAGAAAATGATAAAAATATAGAAATAGGATTGGGTAAAATAAAAGGAAATATTGAATTTTCAAATGTAGATTTTTATTATAAAAATAGTAAATATCCTTCTTTAGAAAACTGTAATATTAAAATTCAAGAGGGTGAAAAAGTAGGTATTATAGGACAAACAGGAGCTGGAAAAAGTACATTCTTGCGTATTTTAACAGGTTTAGATAGCCCTACAAAAGGTTCTGTTTATATTGATGGGCATGAAATATCAACAGTTCATCCTATCGAAATACGTCAAAATATTGGTGTTATGCCTCAAGAACCATTTTTATTTTCTGGAACTTTAAAAGAAAATATTGAACTTTCAACTCCTGTTAGTAAAGAAAGATTAATGCAATTAATTAAAATAACAGGATTAGAAGATTTAGTTAAAAAATCAGGTCAAGGTGATGGATTACAAGTAGGGGAGAGAGGTTGTAATTTATCTGTTGGTCAAAGACATTTAGTTGCACTTGCAAGGGCTTTATTAAAAGACCCTTCGATTTTACTTTTAGATGAGCCAACAACAGGTTTAGATGTGGGGTTAGAGAAATCATTAATCTCTCATATGAAACAAATATTACAGAAAAAAACATTGATTGTAATTACTCATAGATTTGCAGCACTAGAACTAGTTGATAGAGTTATTGTGTTAAATCAAGGAAAAGTAGTAGCAGATGGACCAAGAGATACTGTATTAAAAGCTTTACAAGAAAAGAAGTAA
- a CDS encoding tetratricopeptide repeat protein encodes MIEKQKLLFGEAIEFYKKKDLTNAQLKYEEIIKINPKNSEAYGNLGVIYKSKGDVNTAIKCYLQAIKLNPKNKSVYNNIGNAFKEIKNYKMAIRAYSDSIKLNPNDFNAFNNLGIIYETIGDNNKAIAAYKEAVKINPKHAKSVNNIGVVLYKQKEYKKAAEIFEIALKTDPNYNEVYSNKGAAYNKAKDYDKAIESLEKAIEKMPNHSGAYTNLGNVYNKIFDYKKASKLHEKSIELDPKGENAYSNVGTSYKYLGFSKKSIEAYKKAIELNPKFVNAHFDLSTMYLANQDFKNGWKEYEWRFRKEEMIPHIIKNKDVFSKPLFTGKEDIKGKTLLLHSEQGYGDSIQFIRFLPQLKEKYGCKIAVKCREGLKELFSRIEEIDTIVDRSEKTPNFDYQLSIMSMPYILEMKNISDLPIKNPYLIVKDDDSFDIKKTKGKINIGICWSASLTGESYDGKVFDLKYLEPLIKNPKINVYSLQVGDGSEDIKKYGYEKNIIDLTDKLVNFDKTASLINKLDFVISSDTSVAHLAGAINKQVFIPLQKIPDWRWTNKGETTKWYPSAKLIRQKTNRSWDSVFQSLIAKISKQYKIKIS; translated from the coding sequence ATGATAGAAAAACAAAAATTACTTTTTGGTGAAGCTATAGAGTTTTATAAGAAAAAAGATCTTACAAATGCTCAATTAAAATATGAAGAGATTATAAAAATAAACCCAAAGAATTCAGAAGCCTATGGAAACCTTGGTGTGATATATAAATCAAAAGGTGACGTGAATACTGCTATTAAGTGTTATCTTCAGGCTATAAAATTAAATCCAAAAAATAAATCTGTTTACAATAATATTGGAAATGCCTTTAAAGAAATTAAAAATTATAAAATGGCTATACGTGCTTACAGTGATTCTATAAAATTAAATCCAAATGATTTTAATGCTTTTAATAATCTTGGAATTATTTATGAAACAATTGGAGATAATAATAAAGCAATTGCAGCTTATAAAGAAGCAGTTAAAATTAATCCAAAACATGCAAAATCTGTAAATAATATAGGTGTTGTTTTATATAAACAAAAAGAATATAAAAAAGCAGCAGAAATTTTTGAAATTGCACTTAAAACTGATCCAAATTATAATGAGGTTTATAGTAATAAAGGTGCTGCTTATAATAAAGCTAAAGATTATGATAAAGCAATTGAGTCTTTAGAAAAAGCTATTGAAAAAATGCCAAATCATAGTGGTGCTTATACAAATCTTGGAAATGTTTACAATAAAATATTTGATTATAAGAAAGCTTCAAAGTTACATGAAAAATCAATTGAACTAGACCCTAAGGGTGAAAATGCATATAGTAATGTTGGGACTTCATATAAATATTTAGGTTTTTCTAAAAAATCAATTGAAGCTTATAAAAAAGCAATTGAATTGAATCCAAAGTTTGTAAATGCACATTTTGATTTATCAACAATGTATCTTGCTAATCAAGATTTTAAAAATGGTTGGAAAGAATATGAGTGGAGATTTAGAAAAGAGGAAATGATTCCTCATATTATAAAAAATAAAGATGTTTTTTCAAAACCATTATTCACAGGGAAAGAAGATATTAAAGGTAAAACTTTACTTCTTCATTCAGAACAAGGATATGGAGATAGTATTCAATTTATTAGGTTCTTGCCACAATTAAAAGAAAAGTATGGATGTAAAATTGCTGTTAAATGTAGAGAAGGATTAAAAGAATTATTCTCTAGAATTGAAGAAATAGATACTATTGTTGATAGAAGTGAAAAAACACCAAATTTTGACTATCAACTTTCAATAATGAGTATGCCATATATTTTAGAAATGAAAAACATTAGTGACTTACCAATTAAGAACCCATACTTAATAGTAAAAGATGATGATTCTTTTGATATTAAAAAAACAAAAGGTAAAATTAATATTGGTATTTGCTGGAGTGCATCCTTAACTGGTGAAAGTTATGATGGAAAAGTATTTGATTTAAAATATTTAGAACCATTAATTAAAAATCCAAAAATAAATGTTTATTCATTACAAGTAGGTGATGGAAGTGAAGATATTAAAAAATATGGATATGAAAAAAATATTATTGATTTAACAGACAAATTAGTTAATTTTGATAAAACAGCTTCATTAATTAATAAATTAGATTTTGTTATTTCTTCTGATACTTCAGTTGCACATTTAGCGGGAGCTATAAATAAACAAGTATTTATTCCATTACAAAAAATACCTGATTGGAGATGGACAAACAAAGGTGAAACAACAAAGTGGTATCCAAGTGCAAAACTAATTAGACAGAAAACAAATAGATCTTGGGACAGTGTTTTTCAATCACTAATTGCAAAAATCTCAAAACAATATAAAATCAAAATAAGCTAA